A single Natranaerobius thermophilus JW/NM-WN-LF DNA region contains:
- a CDS encoding IS110 family transposase: MTDPVLSIDVSKENSTAALFLSQGNLKDKTFTFKHTHKELSEVLEILKSTEIETGSKAKVVLEATGNYSTPIVSFFETNGFKVISLNPIETHLQKNKAVRKVKTDAIDVVRIANVYYLKGDQLQFRMDDQARNLRTMCRQYDGICEVFSETQLKFRDFVEMVFPMYNGIFSDFCSKTSLNVLYHFPSPNAVLEASREEIIKALKLANMPKKWYQDKVDMLYNAARESLSVNLSQGPFEEAIKDYISILNNLRDNLTRMRDRMVKLARLSPQFELLLSIPGVGEVTAATILSEIGDVLNFPTVKQLVAFSGLDPSVFQSGRFKATKNKISKRGSNHLRKALYQATVAGIRKRKGKPVNPVIFEFYSKKLSEGKAPNVAIIAASNKLLRIIYGMLKSRTIFSTS, translated from the coding sequence ATGACTGATCCTGTACTAAGTATCGATGTTTCAAAAGAAAATAGTACTGCTGCTCTGTTTCTTTCTCAAGGTAATTTGAAAGACAAAACCTTCACCTTTAAGCACACCCATAAGGAGTTATCTGAAGTTTTGGAGATCCTTAAGTCTACTGAAATAGAAACTGGTTCTAAAGCTAAAGTTGTTCTAGAGGCCACCGGAAACTACTCCACCCCTATTGTCAGTTTTTTTGAAACTAATGGATTTAAAGTTATATCATTGAATCCCATTGAAACCCACTTACAAAAAAATAAAGCTGTAAGAAAGGTTAAAACTGATGCTATTGATGTCGTTAGAATTGCCAATGTTTATTATCTTAAAGGAGATCAATTACAGTTTAGGATGGATGATCAGGCTAGAAATCTACGAACTATGTGTAGACAGTATGATGGTATTTGTGAGGTGTTTAGCGAAACGCAGCTTAAATTTAGAGACTTTGTTGAAATGGTCTTTCCTATGTATAATGGGATTTTTTCTGATTTTTGTTCTAAAACTTCTCTAAATGTACTTTATCATTTCCCTTCTCCAAATGCTGTACTTGAAGCTTCTAGAGAAGAGATAATCAAAGCTTTGAAATTGGCTAACATGCCTAAAAAGTGGTACCAAGATAAGGTGGACATGCTTTACAATGCTGCCAGAGAAAGCCTATCTGTTAACCTGTCCCAAGGGCCTTTTGAAGAAGCTATCAAGGATTATATTTCTATCCTCAATAACTTAAGAGACAATTTGACCCGTATGCGGGATCGAATGGTTAAGCTTGCTAGGCTTTCACCTCAATTTGAGCTCCTCCTCTCCATCCCAGGGGTAGGAGAAGTGACAGCTGCCACCATTCTTTCTGAAATCGGTGACGTCCTTAACTTCCCTACTGTTAAACAACTAGTCGCTTTTTCAGGACTAGATCCCAGCGTTTTTCAGTCAGGAAGGTTTAAGGCTACTAAAAACAAGATATCTAAAAGAGGATCGAATCATCTTAGAAAAGCTCTTTATCAGGCTACTGTTGCAGGTATTAGAAAGAGAAAAGGAAAGCCTGTAAACCCCGTGATATTTGAGTTCTATTCTAAAAAGCTTTCCGAGGGTAAGGCGCCTAATGTTGCAATTATTGCAGCTTCTAACAAGCTATTAAGAATAATTTATGGCATGTTGAAGAGTAGAACCATTTTCTCGACCTCTTGA
- a CDS encoding nucleotidyltransferase family protein, with protein MDKKKILITLQNNKDKLQKLGVRNIGLFGSFVKEHQKDNSDLDFVVEFKKGQKNYDNYIELKFFLEELFDKEIDLVTSESIKPELKAEIMESVEYA; from the coding sequence ATGGACAAAAAGAAAATACTTATAACCCTTCAAAATAATAAAGACAAACTACAAAAACTTGGGGTAAGGAATATAGGTTTATTTGGGTCTTTTGTTAAAGAGCATCAGAAAGACAACAGCGACCTTGATTTTGTAGTTGAGTTTAAAAAAGGACAGAAAAATTATGATAACTATATAGAACTCAAGTTCTTTTTAGAAGAATTATTTGATAAAGAAATTGATTTAGTTACATCCGAATCAATAAAACCTGAATTAAAGGCAGAGATAATGGAGAGTGTTGAATATGCGTGA
- a CDS encoding DUF86 domain-containing protein: MRDYRVYLQDILKCIEKIESYVNNITYKAFSSNNMVQDAVIRNLEIIGEASKRIPEEVKENASHIEWRKIAGIRDVLIHDYAEVDLEIVWDVVQNKLPILKDGIKDLLNN; this comes from the coding sequence ATGCGTGACTACAGAGTTTATTTACAAGATATATTGAAATGTATTGAAAAAATAGAAAGCTATGTGAACAACATAACTTACAAAGCTTTTAGTTCAAACAATATGGTTCAAGATGCTGTGATTCGTAATTTAGAGATTATTGGGGAAGCTTCTAAAAGAATTCCAGAAGAAGTTAAGGAAAATGCTTCTCATATTGAGTGGAGAAAGATAGCTGGAATTAGAGATGTGTTAATTCATGACTACGCGGAGGTAGATTTAGAAATAGTATGGGATGTTGTACAGAACAAGTTACCGATTTTAAAAGATGGAATTAAAGATTTATTGAATAATTAG
- a CDS encoding retropepsin-like aspartic protease: MKIEYREGLLFTSVDLVYQGRRKKINNIVIDTGASETIISSDIVEDLDIFADPNDKIVSYYGVGGSIHNAFVKTIDEIKIGESKIKKAELDFGLIDINGEINGLLGLDILIDTEVIIDLKNMILKF, translated from the coding sequence ATGAAGATAGAATATAGAGAAGGTTTATTGTTCACTAGTGTTGATTTAGTTTATCAAGGCAGGAGAAAAAAGATTAATAATATAGTAATAGATACAGGAGCGTCTGAAACTATTATTTCTTCTGATATAGTAGAAGACTTGGATATTTTTGCAGATCCAAATGATAAAATAGTAAGTTATTATGGGGTTGGAGGATCAATACATAATGCTTTTGTTAAAACAATAGATGAAATAAAAATCGGGGAGTCCAAAATCAAGAAAGCTGAACTTGATTTTGGACTTATTGATATAAATGGTGAAATAAATGGGTTACTAGGGCTTGATATTTTGATAGATACAGAAGTTATTATTGATTTAAAAAATATGATACTTAAATTTTAG